The Bombus fervidus isolate BK054 chromosome 3, iyBomFerv1, whole genome shotgun sequence genome includes a window with the following:
- the Rpl37a gene encoding ribosomal protein L37A — protein sequence MAKRTKKVGITGKYGTRYGASLRKMVKKMEITQHSKYTCTFCGKDAMKRSVVGIWSCKRCKRTVAGGAWVYSTTAAASVRSAVRRLREVKEQ from the exons ATG GCTAAACGCACGAAGAAGGTTGGAATCACTGGTAAATATGGTACTCGATATGGTGCCTCTCTCAGGAAGATGGTTAAGAAGATGGAAATTACCCAGCACAGCAAATATACCTGCACCTTCTGTGGCAAG gATGCTATGAAACGGAGTGTAGTGGGTATCTGGTCCTGCAAACGTTGCAAGAGGACTGTTGCTGGAGGTGCATGGGTATATTCAACAACAGCTGCTGCTTCTGTTAGATCTGCTGTCAGGAGGTTACGTGAAGTTAAAGAAcagtaa
- the LOC139985785 gene encoding SH3 domain-binding glutamic acid-rich protein homolog: MVVKVYISGISGNKEVKKRQQRVLMILDSKNVEYETIDITEPGKEMEKEFMQSNGIARDSKYPLPPQIFNEDEYCGDYEDFDLANEMDELEEFLKVEPPASGKENVPDSKQSEEIQENGNTTSREPSTDKEATAIQAESVEERTTLPSENVQSDEPKSIENDGETKPEEDTTEHTEENVEKNEEKSGDQEKEE; encoded by the exons ATGGTCGTTAAAGTCTACATATCGGGTATCAGCGGCAACAAGGAA GTAAAAAAGAGGCAACAACGAGTATTGATGATATTAGATAGCAAAAATGTAGAGTATGAGACAATTGATATAACAGAACCAGGGAAGGAGATGGAAAAGGAATTTATGCAATCTAATGGTATTGCGAGAGATAGTAAATATCCATTACCTCcacaaatatttaatgaagATGAATACTGTGGG GATTATGAAGATTTTGATTTGGCAAATGAAATGGATGAATTGGAAGAATTTTTGAAAGTGGAACCACCTGCTAgtggaaaagaaaatgttcctGATTCAAAACAAAGTGAGGAAATTcaagaaaatggaaatactACAAGTCGAGAG CCTTCCACAGACAAAGAAGCAACTGCAATACAAGCAGAAAG TGTTGAAGAAAGAACAACTTTACCAAGTGAAAATGTACAGTCAGATGAACCTAAATCTATAGAAAATGATGGTGAAACAAAACCTGAAGAAGATACTACGGAACATACAgaagaaaatgttgaaaaaaatgaagagaaaTCTGGTGaccaagagaaagaagagtaG